In a single window of the Desulfovibrio mangrovi genome:
- a CDS encoding SemiSWEET family sugar transporter has translation MVSPQMIELIGSVAACLTTFAFLPQVVKVWRTKSVRDISLVTYASLTLGVFLWLLYGVGIKSIPVIVANGITFVLAASILVMKVRYSR, from the coding sequence ATGGTTTCGCCGCAAATGATCGAGCTTATCGGCTCCGTGGCTGCCTGTCTTACCACCTTTGCCTTTCTGCCGCAGGTGGTGAAGGTGTGGCGTACCAAGTCCGTACGCGACATCTCCCTTGTCACCTATGCATCGCTTACGCTTGGTGTATTCTTGTGGCTCCTCTATGGGGTAGGCATCAAATCTATTCCCGTTATCGTTGCTAACGGTATAACCTTTGTGCTGGCCGCATCCATTCTGGTCATGAAGGTGCGCTACTCAAGGTAA
- a CDS encoding SDR family oxidoreductase — translation MQPDSPPSILVTGATGYVGGRLVPLLLERGYHIRALVRSARKLASRPWAAHPHLEIVEGDLHDENSLRKALHGCDVVYYLVHSMTSRHHDFKDADRKAAYNMVRAIKHSSARRIVYLSGLVPDDRNLSPHLKSRAEVAEILALSDVPVTVLRAAQIIGSGSASFELVRYLVDRLPVMITPKWVHMQCQPIAISNVLEYLAGVLEVSETTGRTYDIGGPDILTYKELFDLYADEAGLPKRAIIPVPALTPALSSLWLNLVTPVPTSLARPLVEGLRNRAVCSENTIQVLVPQKLLSMREAVRLALDRIRQHTVPTCWNDSGTPPIPEWITCGDAPFAGGTILYSAHEISLHATRDEVWLPIQRIGGETGWYQSDLLWRLRGFLDKLIGGPGLRRGRRNPEELLVGDALDFWRVLDIRPGKRLLLQAEMRLPGEALLEFRLEDIHGNPLQQTPDNMTMPTGTRLIMIARFLPRGLAGILYWYAMYPIHLIIFNGMLRAIARKTGKDIILGPQNYKDNDAGECRL, via the coding sequence ATGCAGCCAGATTCACCCCCATCCATTCTTGTTACCGGTGCCACCGGCTATGTCGGCGGCAGGCTTGTCCCACTACTGCTTGAACGCGGCTATCATATACGTGCCCTGGTGCGCTCTGCCCGCAAGCTTGCCTCCCGTCCGTGGGCGGCCCACCCCCATCTGGAAATCGTCGAAGGCGACCTGCACGACGAAAACAGCCTGCGCAAGGCCCTGCATGGCTGTGATGTCGTGTATTACCTTGTGCACTCCATGACCTCAAGACATCACGATTTCAAGGATGCCGACCGCAAGGCCGCCTACAATATGGTCCGCGCCATTAAGCACAGCTCTGCCAGACGCATCGTATATCTGTCCGGCCTGGTACCCGATGACCGCAACTTGAGCCCGCATCTCAAGTCCCGGGCTGAGGTGGCCGAAATCCTGGCCCTCTCCGATGTCCCGGTAACTGTTCTGCGGGCGGCACAGATCATTGGCTCCGGCAGTGCCTCATTCGAATTGGTGCGCTATCTTGTAGACAGGCTGCCAGTCATGATTACTCCCAAGTGGGTTCACATGCAGTGCCAGCCCATCGCCATTTCCAACGTGCTCGAATATCTGGCCGGGGTATTGGAAGTGTCCGAAACAACCGGGCGCACCTACGACATCGGCGGGCCAGACATTCTGACCTACAAAGAGCTTTTTGACTTGTATGCAGACGAAGCAGGGCTGCCCAAACGTGCCATCATCCCTGTCCCCGCCCTCACGCCCGCACTCAGTTCCCTTTGGCTGAATCTGGTCACCCCTGTACCCACGTCGCTGGCCCGCCCGCTGGTCGAGGGGCTGCGCAACAGGGCGGTCTGTTCGGAAAACACCATACAGGTACTTGTTCCACAAAAGCTGCTTAGCATGCGCGAGGCCGTTCGACTGGCCTTGGATCGTATACGCCAGCACACGGTGCCAACCTGTTGGAATGATTCCGGCACGCCCCCGATACCCGAATGGATTACCTGCGGAGACGCGCCATTTGCTGGCGGCACCATTCTCTACAGCGCCCATGAGATCAGCCTGCACGCCACAAGGGATGAGGTATGGCTCCCCATTCAACGCATCGGAGGAGAAACCGGCTGGTATCAGAGCGATTTGCTGTGGCGCTTACGCGGATTCTTGGACAAGCTGATCGGAGGGCCGGGACTGCGGCGAGGCAGAAGAAATCCCGAAGAATTGCTGGTGGGCGATGCGCTTGATTTCTGGCGGGTGCTGGACATCCGTCCCGGCAAACGCCTTCTTCTGCAGGCGGAGATGCGCCTGCCCGGCGAGGCATTACTGGAGTTCAGACTTGAAGATATTCACGGCAACCCCCTTCAGCAAACGCCGGACAATATGACAATGCCCACAGGGACGAGACTGATCATGATCGCCCGCTTCCTGCCGCGAGGTCTCGCCGGGATACTCTATTGGTATGCGATGTATCCCATCCACCTGATCATCTTTAACGGCATGCTGAGAGCCATTGCCCGTAAAACCGGCAAGGATATCATTCTCGGACCACAAAACTATAAAGACAATGATGCCGGAGAGTGCAGACTGTAA
- the trpB gene encoding tryptophan synthase subunit beta, translating to MSTSATLPNADGFFGEFGGQFVPEPLKPILNELAAAFEQYRNDPEFLREFNYYLKQFSGRETPVYLCSNLTEKLGGAKIYLKREDLNHLGAHKVNNTIGQILLAKRMGKRKIIAETGAGQHGVATAATAALMGMECTIYMGAVDVERQKLNVFRMQMMGAKVVAAQSGQKTLKEAVDEALAAWVQEADTTFYLLGSAVGPHPYPAIVREFQSIVGREAKRQMQEAEGRLPDYCVACVGGGSNAIGLFAEFIGDPSVKLVGVEPSGRGLEYGQHAATLCLGEPGVMHGFNSYMLKDGQGEPAEVYSISAGLDYPSVGPEHAYLKDAGRAEYVHASDKEALDAFFMLSRMEGIIPALESSHALAHAIRIAPTLSKDTIILVNLSGRGDKDVAQVEAMVADGTVVPPVL from the coding sequence ATGTCTACTTCTGCTACCCTTCCCAATGCTGATGGTTTCTTTGGCGAGTTCGGCGGCCAGTTCGTACCCGAGCCGCTCAAGCCCATTTTGAATGAACTTGCGGCCGCGTTCGAACAGTATCGCAACGATCCAGAATTCCTCCGTGAATTCAACTACTACCTGAAGCAGTTTTCCGGTCGTGAGACCCCGGTCTATCTGTGCTCCAACCTGACGGAGAAGCTTGGCGGCGCGAAGATCTATCTCAAGCGTGAAGACCTGAACCACCTTGGTGCACACAAGGTGAACAATACCATCGGTCAGATTCTTCTGGCCAAGCGCATGGGCAAGCGGAAGATCATCGCCGAGACCGGCGCCGGTCAGCATGGTGTGGCCACTGCGGCTACGGCAGCGCTTATGGGCATGGAGTGCACCATCTATATGGGCGCAGTGGACGTGGAGCGTCAGAAGCTGAACGTGTTCCGCATGCAGATGATGGGCGCCAAGGTCGTTGCCGCACAGAGCGGGCAGAAGACCCTGAAGGAAGCCGTTGACGAAGCCCTTGCCGCATGGGTTCAGGAGGCAGACACCACCTTTTATCTGCTCGGGTCCGCCGTGGGACCGCATCCGTATCCTGCCATCGTGCGTGAATTCCAGTCTATTGTCGGTCGTGAAGCCAAGCGTCAGATGCAGGAAGCGGAAGGCCGCCTGCCCGACTACTGCGTGGCCTGCGTAGGTGGCGGTTCGAATGCCATCGGCCTGTTCGCGGAGTTCATCGGCGATCCGTCCGTCAAGCTGGTGGGTGTTGAGCCTTCCGGTCGCGGGCTTGAGTACGGCCAGCATGCAGCAACCCTGTGTCTTGGTGAGCCCGGTGTCATGCACGGATTCAATTCTTATATGCTCAAGGACGGACAGGGTGAGCCCGCAGAGGTGTATTCCATCTCGGCCGGTCTGGACTACCCCAGCGTTGGTCCTGAGCATGCCTACCTGAAGGACGCGGGCAGGGCCGAATATGTGCATGCCAGCGATAAGGAAGCGCTGGACGCCTTCTTCATGCTTTCCCGTATGGAAGGTATCATTCCGGCGCTGGAATCTTCGCATGCGTTGGCGCATGCCATACGTATTGCGCCTACTCTCAGCAAGGATACCATCATTCTGGTGAACCTGTCCGGTCGCGGCGACAAGGACGTGGCGCAGGTGGAAGCCATGGTGGCTGACGGCACAGTGGTGCCGCCTGTATTATAA
- a CDS encoding DctP family TRAP transporter solute-binding subunit, with product MKKAFHLAIALLVLVSSALPAFAGYKQEYKLSVVPGATSGWGLSATYFADLVAKKTDGRIVIKPYFASQLLAGKQTSEFLMVRNGAIDFALASTINWSPQIKELNLPALPFMLAMEPDRYKALDAIEAGKAGKMMIDAIEKKGVKIIGWGENGFRELTNSKRPVATPADLKDLKIRVVGSPIFIDAFKELGANPVNMNWAEATTGFQQGVVDGQENPVNGICIPVKIWNYHKFLTNWHYLIDPLLMGVNPKVWASFTPEDQKILLECAAEAERYSKAIARIGMDNGESLAYLKSINMVPEIADPFAFLESNGMTVIQLTPEQTKAFHDATAAVRERWIPQIGEDLVKAAEADMASAR from the coding sequence ATGAAAAAGGCGTTTCATCTCGCCATTGCGTTACTCGTCCTGGTCAGCTCCGCACTTCCGGCCTTTGCCGGATACAAGCAGGAGTACAAGCTCAGTGTGGTTCCGGGTGCAACTTCCGGCTGGGGGCTTTCTGCCACCTACTTTGCCGACCTTGTCGCCAAGAAGACCGACGGCCGCATCGTCATCAAACCCTATTTCGCCAGCCAGCTGCTGGCGGGCAAGCAGACTTCGGAATTCCTCATGGTCCGCAACGGCGCCATCGACTTCGCCCTTGCCTCCACCATCAACTGGTCGCCCCAGATCAAGGAACTGAACCTGCCCGCCCTGCCCTTCATGCTCGCCATGGAGCCCGACCGCTACAAGGCGCTGGACGCCATTGAAGCAGGCAAAGCCGGCAAAATGATGATCGACGCCATTGAAAAGAAGGGCGTGAAGATCATTGGCTGGGGTGAAAACGGCTTCCGCGAGCTGACCAACAGCAAGCGCCCCGTTGCCACCCCCGCAGACCTGAAGGACCTGAAGATCCGCGTTGTGGGCAGCCCCATCTTCATCGACGCCTTCAAGGAACTTGGTGCCAACCCCGTGAACATGAACTGGGCGGAAGCCACCACCGGCTTCCAGCAGGGCGTTGTTGACGGACAGGAAAACCCCGTGAACGGCATCTGCATTCCCGTAAAGATCTGGAACTATCACAAGTTCCTGACCAACTGGCATTACCTGATCGACCCCCTGCTCATGGGCGTGAACCCCAAGGTCTGGGCCTCTTTCACCCCCGAAGACCAGAAGATTCTTCTGGAATGTGCAGCAGAAGCCGAACGTTACAGCAAGGCCATCGCCCGCATCGGCATGGATAACGGCGAATCCCTCGCCTACCTGAAGAGCATCAACATGGTGCCCGAGATCGCTGATCCCTTTGCCTTCCTCGAAAGCAACGGAATGACGGTCATCCAGCTCACCCCGGAACAGACCAAGGCGTTCCATGACGCCACGGCCGCTGTTCGCGAACGCTGGATTCCGCAGATCGGCGAAGACCTCGTCAAGGCTGCCGAAGCCGACATGGCTTCCGCACGCTAA
- a CDS encoding TRAP transporter small permease, translating into MIKFVCERFEELLGSALLFVMVSIAFINVITRYCIKMSLAWTEEITVNLFVWVVLLGTAFAFRKDSHLGVTMFYDALPKWGQRICYVVFLAASLGFFAVLFYLGLTEVRDEIDLEVTTESLAIPVWWYTIATPAFSLLIIIRILQRVWHDWRNGNI; encoded by the coding sequence ATGATCAAATTTGTATGCGAGCGGTTCGAGGAACTGCTCGGATCGGCTCTGCTGTTCGTCATGGTGAGCATTGCCTTCATCAATGTAATCACCCGCTATTGCATCAAAATGTCTCTCGCCTGGACCGAAGAAATCACCGTGAACCTGTTTGTGTGGGTAGTGCTGCTGGGGACGGCGTTCGCCTTCCGCAAGGATAGCCACCTGGGCGTGACCATGTTCTACGACGCCCTCCCCAAATGGGGACAGCGCATCTGCTACGTGGTGTTTCTCGCGGCATCGCTGGGCTTTTTCGCAGTCCTCTTCTATCTGGGACTTACGGAAGTGCGGGACGAAATAGACCTTGAAGTCACCACCGAATCCCTCGCCATTCCCGTGTGGTGGTACACCATTGCCACTCCTGCCTTCTCCCTGCTCATCATCATCCGCATACTCCAGCGCGTGTGGCACGACTGGCGTAACGGCAACATATAG
- a CDS encoding TRAP transporter large permease, giving the protein MESLLHDPAFWALLLFIVPLLLRVPIAVALGGAALAVAWHWDLGYEMLSYNFYAGVAKFPLLAIPFFILAGIIMEKAGIASRIVDLMKALVGSMTGGLAIATVAVATFWGAVSGSGPATVAALGLILIPGMACAGYDKPFATAVVSVTSGLAIVIPPSIAFIVYGGVANVSVPALFAAGFIPGIVVALCIVIAVWIISHKKGYRGSCEPNAPSVGQAFKRAFWGVMTPVIILGGIYGGVFTPTEAAAVAVFYGLFVGIFIYKTIRSVSELFEIFAATVHGTAVVMIVVTCAGLFSWVGSTVGLIEKASSVMLGISQNQWIILFMINIILLLAGMVLDAISIYYVFLPIMLPLIAHFGWDPIWFGVMMTINLAIGQVTPPVAVNLYVGANISGLTMEEISKPALPLILAALIALTIVVAFPSLSTFMPTMLGLSG; this is encoded by the coding sequence ATGGAATCACTGCTGCACGATCCGGCCTTCTGGGCCCTGCTGCTCTTCATCGTTCCCCTGCTGCTGCGCGTGCCCATTGCCGTGGCCCTTGGCGGCGCAGCGCTCGCAGTGGCGTGGCACTGGGATCTCGGCTACGAGATGCTTTCCTACAATTTCTATGCTGGCGTGGCCAAGTTTCCCCTGCTGGCCATTCCCTTCTTCATTCTCGCGGGCATCATCATGGAGAAGGCGGGCATTGCCTCCCGCATCGTGGACCTGATGAAGGCCCTTGTGGGCTCCATGACAGGCGGCCTGGCCATTGCCACCGTTGCAGTCGCCACCTTCTGGGGCGCGGTTAGCGGCTCCGGCCCCGCCACCGTGGCCGCACTGGGACTCATCCTCATTCCCGGCATGGCCTGCGCGGGCTATGACAAACCCTTTGCCACGGCAGTGGTTTCTGTCACCTCCGGCCTTGCCATCGTCATCCCCCCCAGCATCGCCTTCATCGTGTACGGCGGCGTGGCCAACGTCTCCGTTCCCGCCCTGTTTGCCGCAGGCTTCATTCCCGGCATCGTGGTGGCGCTCTGTATCGTCATCGCCGTGTGGATCATCAGCCACAAGAAGGGGTACCGAGGCAGCTGCGAACCGAATGCCCCTTCCGTGGGACAGGCCTTCAAGCGCGCCTTCTGGGGCGTCATGACGCCGGTCATCATCCTTGGCGGCATTTACGGAGGCGTATTCACCCCAACGGAAGCCGCAGCCGTTGCCGTATTTTACGGCCTGTTCGTGGGCATATTCATCTACAAGACCATCCGGTCCGTGAGTGAACTCTTCGAAATCTTCGCCGCCACGGTACACGGCACAGCCGTGGTCATGATCGTGGTTACCTGCGCCGGTCTGTTTTCATGGGTGGGTTCCACCGTGGGACTCATCGAAAAGGCCTCCTCCGTGATGCTGGGCATTTCACAAAACCAATGGATCATCCTGTTCATGATCAACATCATCCTGCTGCTGGCGGGAATGGTGCTGGACGCCATATCCATCTATTATGTGTTCCTGCCCATCATGCTGCCGCTCATCGCGCACTTCGGCTGGGACCCCATATGGTTCGGCGTAATGATGACCATCAACCTCGCCATCGGACAGGTAACACCGCCGGTGGCCGTCAACCTCTACGTGGGGGCCAACATCTCCGGCCTGACCATGGAAGAGATAAGCAAACCGGCCCTGCCGCTGATTCTGGCCGCGCTCATCGCACTGACCATTGTGGTGGCCTTCCCCTCCCTGTCCACCTTCATGCCCACCATGCTGGGCCTGAGCGGATAA
- a CDS encoding 3-deoxy-D-manno-octulosonic acid transferase has protein sequence MTLSFSNSLLLKAYSSLWTILRPVLARNKRLRHGLNQRLVPDDWATTTDVWVQAASGGEAYLSWELLKHLPVNVSEGRAFNLLLTTCTLQGMEVLEKAKAWCAEHRPDLTIQLRYFPFDKPSLMRKALRLAAPRAVALLETELWPGLLAACKERDVPVAVLNGRMNTRSLAGYLATPSLWKELRPETVLAISECDVRRYAALFGERSMHVMHNMKFDRVQPVDTEAPNPLLNTVLKENTPLVTLGSVRMEEEPEVQMLIRKLREARPKTSIALIPRHMERVVSWEAWLRREGVDMVRRSAVDAPPAPGTVILWDEFGELNHAYALSRAVFVGGSLAPLGGQNFLEPLAFGVTPVIGPSYSNFAWAEGLIDDKLVQVAGDVNEVFEQLLRNLKRPAVRDKVQKQFSEWLALRQGGSDAAVNALLTVMQ, from the coding sequence ATGACGCTCAGCTTCTCCAATTCCCTGTTGCTCAAGGCCTACAGTTCTCTCTGGACCATCCTCCGACCCGTGCTGGCGCGTAACAAGCGTCTGCGGCACGGTCTGAACCAACGTCTGGTTCCGGATGACTGGGCTACCACCACGGATGTGTGGGTGCAGGCGGCATCGGGCGGAGAAGCCTATCTGAGCTGGGAGCTGCTCAAGCATCTGCCCGTGAATGTGTCGGAAGGCAGGGCTTTCAACCTGCTTCTCACCACCTGCACGCTGCAGGGGATGGAGGTGCTGGAAAAGGCCAAGGCGTGGTGCGCGGAGCACCGTCCCGACTTGACTATTCAGCTGCGCTACTTCCCCTTCGACAAGCCTTCGCTCATGCGCAAGGCTCTGCGGCTTGCCGCGCCCAGAGCGGTGGCTTTGCTCGAAACGGAGCTATGGCCGGGACTGCTGGCCGCCTGCAAGGAACGGGATGTGCCCGTGGCCGTGCTGAATGGCCGCATGAACACGCGCAGTCTGGCAGGATATCTGGCAACGCCGTCTCTGTGGAAGGAGCTGCGGCCCGAAACCGTGCTGGCCATTTCCGAGTGCGATGTGCGCCGTTATGCCGCCTTGTTCGGCGAGCGGAGCATGCACGTGATGCACAACATGAAGTTCGACAGGGTTCAGCCTGTGGACACCGAAGCGCCCAATCCGCTGCTGAATACGGTGCTCAAGGAGAATACCCCGCTTGTTACCCTCGGTTCCGTGCGTATGGAAGAAGAGCCTGAGGTGCAGATGCTTATCCGCAAGCTGCGGGAGGCTCGGCCCAAGACCAGCATCGCCCTCATCCCCCGCCACATGGAACGGGTGGTTTCATGGGAGGCCTGGCTGCGCCGTGAAGGTGTCGACATGGTGCGTCGCAGTGCCGTTGACGCGCCGCCCGCTCCGGGGACGGTCATCCTGTGGGATGAGTTCGGGGAATTGAACCATGCCTATGCGCTTTCCCGCGCTGTGTTTGTGGGGGGCAGCCTTGCTCCGCTCGGCGGACAGAACTTCCTTGAGCCGCTTGCCTTTGGCGTGACGCCTGTGATCGGGCCTTCCTACAGCAATTTCGCGTGGGCGGAAGGGTTGATTGACGATAAGCTGGTGCAGGTTGCCGGAGATGTGAACGAAGTGTTTGAGCAGTTGCTTCGCAACCTCAAGCGTCCTGCCGTGCGGGACAAGGTGCAGAAGCAGTTTTCCGAGTGGCTTGCCCTGCGTCAGGGCGGTTCGGATGCCGCCGTGAATGCCTTGCTGACAGTGATGCAGTAA
- a CDS encoding D-alanine--D-alanine ligase family protein produces MRILLIAGGWSSEREVSLSGARGIEKALLALGHDVTRFDPATSMDGLLEAASSHDFAFINLHGSPGEDGLVQAMLENAGCPYQGSGPAGSFLALNKAVAKQVFVRHGLPTPPWVFLAELPAEDWQPSLPYPLFAKSNTGGSSLGLSRVDSQETLHAALKAIFETGDEVIIEPSVPGVEVTCGVLGDRALPPVLIMPESGAGFFDYKAKYTPGAAREVCPAPIPDEVTAEVQRMALTAHKALGLNGYSRADFILDPDGGLHLLEVNTLPGMTPTSLLPQEAAAVGFSFEDLIAELIKLGLASAQRPS; encoded by the coding sequence ATGCGTATTCTCTTGATAGCGGGCGGATGGTCCAGCGAACGTGAGGTTTCGCTTTCCGGTGCCCGCGGTATAGAAAAAGCGCTTCTGGCGCTTGGTCATGATGTTACGCGGTTCGACCCCGCAACCTCCATGGACGGGTTGCTCGAAGCTGCATCCTCCCACGATTTCGCCTTCATCAACCTGCACGGCTCCCCCGGTGAGGATGGCCTGGTTCAGGCCATGCTGGAAAACGCCGGTTGTCCCTATCAGGGGTCAGGTCCGGCCGGTTCCTTCCTTGCCTTGAACAAGGCGGTAGCCAAGCAGGTCTTCGTGCGTCACGGGCTGCCCACTCCCCCATGGGTATTTCTGGCCGAGCTGCCTGCGGAAGACTGGCAGCCATCGCTTCCCTATCCGCTTTTCGCCAAGTCCAATACGGGGGGCTCCAGCCTCGGTCTTTCTCGCGTGGATTCGCAGGAAACGCTGCATGCTGCCCTCAAGGCCATCTTTGAGACCGGCGACGAGGTGATCATCGAACCCTCGGTCCCCGGCGTGGAAGTGACCTGCGGCGTGCTCGGCGACAGGGCATTGCCTCCGGTGCTCATCATGCCGGAGAGCGGTGCGGGCTTCTTTGATTACAAGGCCAAATACACCCCTGGCGCGGCGCGCGAGGTATGTCCTGCCCCCATCCCGGATGAGGTGACAGCAGAGGTGCAGCGCATGGCGCTGACGGCGCATAAGGCGCTGGGGCTCAACGGCTACAGCCGCGCAGACTTCATACTTGATCCGGATGGCGGCCTGCACTTGCTGGAAGTGAACACCCTGCCCGGGATGACCCCCACCAGCCTGTTGCCGCAAGAGGCCGCAGCCGTCGGTTTCAGCTTCGAGGATCTTATCGCCGAACTCATCAAACTGGGCCTCGCTTCCGCGCAGCGTCCATCCTAA
- a CDS encoding HD domain-containing protein translates to MTGQPVQQKSSLHQESTPPLQFANNPQWQVPDAAMCRRQWDKYGMPEHIREHSEHVALVAGFIAETAAQTGMTVDVPCVTASALLHDIAKSYTIVHGGNHSQLGASIVMEVCGNPHIAQGVLHHVHWPWHIDVDAWFLPLSIIYADKRVMHDSVVTLDERFDDLYVRYGKTERIRQRIHESYLQAVAIETAFSRRMGIPLNAYSLDSGRMVQRT, encoded by the coding sequence AGAAATCCTCGTTGCATCAAGAGTCTACGCCGCCCTTGCAGTTTGCCAACAACCCGCAGTGGCAGGTGCCGGATGCGGCCATGTGCCGCAGGCAATGGGATAAATACGGCATGCCTGAGCATATCCGCGAACATAGCGAGCATGTGGCGCTTGTTGCCGGTTTCATAGCCGAAACCGCAGCGCAGACCGGCATGACCGTGGATGTACCCTGCGTGACAGCCAGCGCTTTGCTGCACGATATTGCCAAGTCCTACACCATTGTGCACGGGGGCAATCATTCCCAGCTCGGTGCCAGCATCGTCATGGAAGTGTGCGGCAACCCGCACATTGCGCAGGGTGTGCTGCACCACGTGCACTGGCCGTGGCACATTGACGTGGATGCGTGGTTTCTGCCGCTGTCCATCATCTATGCGGACAAACGCGTCATGCATGACAGCGTGGTAACGCTGGATGAGCGCTTCGACGACCTGTACGTGCGTTACGGCAAGACAGAACGGATCCGCCAGCGGATACATGAATCCTATCTGCAGGCGGTGGCCATAGAAACAGCTTTCAGCAGAAGGATGGGAATTCCTCTCAATGCGTATTCTCTTGATAGCGGGCGGATGGTCCAGCGAACGTGA